A stretch of the Streptosporangium sp. NBC_01755 genome encodes the following:
- a CDS encoding N-acyl-D-amino-acid deacylase family protein has protein sequence MSFDVLIRDGWVLDGTGAPACRADVGVTGDRIAAVGRLDAAEATTVVEAAGRHVMPGLVDCHVHGDAIVLDKEVQLAALRQGVTTFVLGQDGLSFAPSTTQETFAYATRYFAAVNGVHPSADGPIGVGELLDGYDRTTALNTAYLLPHGTIRHDVMGAAGRAASADEVAAMLARVERGLSEGAAGLSTGLEYAPGRYADAAEIAALCAPLGRLPYVTHMRGYGAAAPAGMAEVTDIARRSGAAVHVSHYHGPATTLLPLVDEARLRGLDITFDTYPYLRGSTILAMVALPAWVPDADADRALEVLESERIEWDEMLWPRITFSHVPGAEWAEGLTLPEAAAEAGLEPGEFCRRILIDTRLEAGCMVARPDEGPEGEASVRAILRHPAHTGGSDGIYVGGHPHPRGYGAFARMLGHHVRETGDWTLEQAAVHLSSHPARRFGLEGRGLVRPGQVADLVVLDAGAVADLATYAAPRTPATGIGDVLVSGVPALAGGQLTGATPGRALRP, from the coding sequence ATGTCGTTCGATGTGTTGATCAGGGATGGCTGGGTGCTCGACGGCACCGGGGCCCCGGCCTGCCGGGCCGACGTCGGCGTCACCGGTGACCGGATCGCCGCCGTGGGCCGCCTGGACGCCGCGGAGGCCACGACGGTGGTCGAGGCCGCCGGGCGCCACGTCATGCCCGGCCTCGTTGACTGCCATGTCCACGGCGACGCCATCGTCCTCGACAAGGAGGTGCAGCTCGCCGCGCTCCGGCAGGGGGTGACCACCTTCGTCCTCGGCCAGGACGGGCTCTCCTTCGCCCCCTCCACCACCCAGGAGACCTTCGCCTACGCCACCCGCTACTTCGCGGCGGTCAACGGCGTCCACCCCTCGGCCGACGGGCCGATCGGCGTCGGGGAACTGCTCGACGGCTACGACAGGACGACCGCGCTGAACACCGCCTACCTGCTGCCGCACGGCACGATCCGGCACGACGTGATGGGCGCCGCCGGACGGGCCGCCTCCGCCGACGAGGTGGCCGCGATGCTGGCCCGCGTCGAGCGCGGCCTGTCGGAGGGGGCGGCCGGCCTCTCCACCGGGCTGGAGTACGCCCCGGGCCGCTACGCCGACGCCGCCGAGATCGCCGCGCTCTGCGCGCCGCTCGGCCGCCTGCCGTACGTGACGCACATGCGCGGGTACGGGGCGGCGGCCCCGGCGGGAATGGCCGAGGTGACCGACATCGCCCGTCGCTCGGGCGCCGCGGTGCACGTCTCGCACTACCACGGCCCGGCCACGACCCTCCTGCCGCTGGTCGACGAGGCTCGGCTCCGAGGGCTGGACATCACCTTCGACACCTACCCCTACCTGCGGGGCAGCACGATCCTGGCGATGGTCGCGCTGCCGGCCTGGGTCCCGGACGCCGACGCCGACCGGGCGCTGGAGGTGCTGGAGTCCGAGCGGATCGAGTGGGACGAGATGCTCTGGCCGAGGATCACCTTCTCCCACGTACCTGGCGCCGAGTGGGCCGAGGGGCTGACGCTGCCCGAGGCCGCCGCCGAGGCGGGGCTGGAGCCGGGAGAGTTCTGCCGCCGGATCCTGATCGACACCCGGCTGGAGGCCGGATGCATGGTGGCCCGCCCTGACGAGGGCCCCGAGGGGGAGGCGTCGGTCCGCGCGATCCTGCGTCACCCGGCGCACACCGGCGGCTCCGACGGCATCTACGTGGGCGGCCACCCCCACCCCCGCGGCTACGGGGCATTCGCCAGGATGCTCGGCCACCACGTCCGCGAGACCGGAGACTGGACCCTGGAGCAGGCGGCGGTCCACCTCTCCTCGCACCCGGCCCGCCGCTTCGGCCTCGAAGGGCGCGGCCTCGTCCGTCCAGGGCAGGTCGCCGATCTGGTCGTCCTCGACGCGGGAGCGGTCGCCGACCTGGCCACCTACGCCGCCCCGCGGACCCCGGCCACCGGGATCGGCGACGTCCTCGTCTCCGGGGTTCCGGCCCTCGCCGGGGGGCAGCTCACCGGCGCCACCCCCGGCAGGGCGCTGCGGCCCTGA
- a CDS encoding Rid family detoxifying hydrolase: MSGKQELRTDEGAAPVGAYSQGLVVGDFVYTSGMGPLSPETGEVVGTDVAEQTHQVMRNLAAVLAAHGLGFDDVVKSTVHLQHLKRDFAAYNEAYKSYFTRPYPVRTTVGSDLMDILVEIDFVAYRPR; the protein is encoded by the coding sequence ATGAGCGGCAAGCAGGAGCTGCGTACCGACGAGGGCGCGGCGCCCGTGGGGGCGTACTCGCAGGGCCTCGTGGTCGGCGATTTCGTCTACACCTCGGGGATGGGGCCGCTGAGCCCCGAGACCGGCGAGGTCGTCGGGACCGACGTGGCCGAGCAGACGCATCAGGTGATGCGCAACCTCGCCGCCGTCCTCGCGGCGCACGGCCTCGGCTTCGACGACGTGGTGAAGTCGACGGTGCACCTGCAGCACCTCAAGCGTGACTTCGCCGCCTACAACGAGGCGTACAAGTCCTACTTCACCCGCCCCTATCCCGTCCGCACGACCGTCGGCTCCGACCTGATGGACATCCTTGTCGAGATCGACTTCGTGGCCTACAGGCCGCGTTAG
- a CDS encoding LysE family translocator, whose translation MVSPSTLLIFSVASLALVLVPGPNHIYIITRAVSQGRAAGVASAFGVEVGTLVHIAAAAAGLSYVIAQSATLFNVIKWAGVAYLVYLGVRALTSRQELTAQEAAPQPLRAIFLEGMVVNLLNPKVILFFLAFLPQFVEPEAGAVPLQIAILGTTLLVLGLISDLIYAMAAGALGTRLRIRSTLLGHFSGVVYLVLGVATALSGRSV comes from the coding sequence ATGGTCTCCCCGTCCACATTACTGATCTTCTCGGTCGCGTCGCTGGCACTGGTCCTGGTGCCAGGCCCGAACCACATCTACATCATCACCCGCGCCGTCTCGCAGGGCCGCGCCGCCGGTGTCGCGAGCGCGTTCGGCGTGGAGGTCGGCACGCTGGTGCACATCGCCGCGGCGGCGGCCGGTCTCTCGTACGTGATCGCACAGTCCGCGACCCTGTTCAACGTGATCAAGTGGGCCGGTGTGGCCTACCTGGTCTATCTGGGCGTCCGGGCGCTGACGAGCAGGCAGGAGCTCACGGCGCAGGAGGCGGCCCCGCAGCCGCTGCGGGCGATCTTCCTTGAGGGCATGGTCGTCAACCTGCTCAACCCCAAGGTCATCCTCTTCTTCCTGGCGTTCCTGCCGCAGTTCGTGGAGCCGGAGGCGGGTGCGGTTCCGCTGCAGATCGCCATCCTGGGCACGACCCTGCTGGTCCTGGGCCTGATCTCCGACCTGATCTACGCCATGGCCGCGGGCGCCCTCGGCACCCGGCTGAGGATCAGGTCGACCTTGCTCGGCCACTTCAGCGGGGTCGTCTACCTCGTCCTCGGCGTCGCGACCGCGCTCTCCGGCCGCTCCGTCTGA
- a CDS encoding discoidin domain-containing protein, whose amino-acid sequence MHARPRLQRPSTVLVLALASALIASVFVLAAPPGFAADSLLSQGRPATSSSNEDATFLPSAAFDGNTTTRWASAEGHDSGIGRYVRMYGTAHGTVYGYSLYEMEVYGSTGGTTPSPTPTITPGGPGVPFGSHAIPYAAGILRPSGAQATLDQKVIDYYQRWKAAFVKQNCGNGWYQIISPDADHPYVAEAQGYGMVITATMAGADPDAKKIFDGLVKYVLAHPSSITPGLLAAEQNTACQSVNGGDSATDGDLAVTSGDAKSLAAARKLNTWIKSKPVRSARASPTEITPRTTSARFNPGRRGMELHRKPHVA is encoded by the coding sequence GTGCATGCGAGACCGCGTCTCCAACGCCCCTCGACCGTCCTCGTCCTGGCACTGGCGTCGGCACTGATCGCATCGGTGTTCGTGCTGGCGGCCCCACCCGGCTTCGCCGCCGACTCCCTGCTGTCCCAGGGCCGTCCGGCCACCTCGTCCTCCAACGAGGACGCCACGTTCCTCCCCTCGGCCGCCTTCGACGGCAACACCACCACCCGCTGGGCCTCCGCCGAGGGCCACGACTCCGGCATCGGCCGCTACGTGCGGATGTACGGCACCGCGCACGGCACCGTCTACGGCTACTCGCTGTACGAGATGGAGGTCTACGGCAGCACCGGCGGCACCACCCCGAGTCCCACCCCGACGATCACCCCCGGCGGCCCCGGCGTGCCGTTCGGCTCGCATGCGATCCCCTACGCGGCCGGGATACTGCGTCCCAGCGGCGCCCAGGCCACGCTCGACCAGAAGGTGATCGACTACTACCAGCGCTGGAAGGCCGCCTTCGTCAAGCAGAACTGCGGCAACGGCTGGTATCAGATCATCTCCCCCGACGCCGACCACCCGTACGTGGCCGAGGCGCAGGGCTACGGCATGGTCATCACCGCCACGATGGCCGGGGCCGACCCGGATGCGAAGAAGATCTTCGACGGCCTGGTGAAGTACGTGCTGGCCCACCCCTCGTCGATCACCCCCGGCCTGCTCGCCGCCGAGCAGAACACCGCCTGCCAGAGTGTCAACGGCGGCGACTCGGCCACCGACGGCGACCTGGCGGTGACCAGCGGCGACGCCAAGTCCCTCGCCGCCGCGCGCAAGCTCAACACCTGGATCAAGAGCAAGCCTGTCAGGAGTGCGCGGGCGTCCCCAACCGAAATCACCCCCCGGACGACCTCGGCCCGCTTCAATCCGGGCCGGCGTGGCATGGAGCTTCACAGGAAACCGCACGTAGCCTGA
- a CDS encoding ATP-binding protein, translated as MGWQSTQSVLIGRSAELNRLTAVLDTAAAGQAGVALLGGDAGIGKTRMVTELAERAEAAGFAVLVGQCAELGDALPYLPLADALRSVRGELRAELNARPVLGRLLPGGTDPGRESTSGLTQQQLFGSMLGFLSARPVLLVLEDLHWADQSTRDLLVFLSRMLQTEPVCLVGTYRTDDLHRRHPLRRVLAELKRLPSVTSVELDPLDRHEMTDYLATLGGTDARVMREVVDRAEGNPFYAQELLEAVSAGCSMPDGLAGLLLSRVELLSDPAQGVLRGAAVAGRRADHDLLQQASGLDDLAFDGAMREIVSRGLLRPDGEYGYAFRHALLQEVVYNDLLPGERTRTHAEFARLLTARGGSAAELAHHYLAGHDLPGALVASVEAGRRAERLGAPAEAHRHFDRALGLWDRVPDAERLAGIDHVGLARRSADAAADSGDNHRAVSQFRRLPPSAEVNERLAYVLIDTDDLEGAIVAAHAAVEAAPEGPVLARALATYARSLYWSERHDEVEALAGRALEAARASGAADAETSALITLAALAALAGDIPRAKELLACATAESSGNLAIDLRAIFNHARVQYENGDLAEAAVTTDRGLRVAGETGLNWSTFGTDLRFLRLLVHYVAGEWDQAEKVAAGFGVRVGTPAEALLSSFALFVEVARGLPAVEERLSWLEPFWPDEVTVTSMGRGLAAEHALWRGDPESALEHALAGLDALVPNDPAVIRLSSTALWALTDLGRAAEADAFLERARVPAAVGPGSVRRGPLGSEGLAWLARAEAEWHRAHGRFDVAAWRAVVEAFDFGFVYEVARSRWRLAEALLVAGERAEALKEWELAVEAAESLRARPLGAALAELGRRARFVSASPTLLTAREQEVLALVAEGLSNREIGERLFIAQKTVSVHVSNILSKLGVSSRTQAAAVARRDGLL; from the coding sequence GTGGGGTGGCAAAGCACGCAAAGCGTTCTTATCGGGCGATCGGCAGAGCTAAATCGCCTGACCGCCGTGCTCGACACCGCCGCCGCGGGGCAGGCGGGAGTCGCCCTCCTGGGAGGCGACGCGGGCATCGGCAAGACCCGGATGGTCACCGAGCTGGCAGAGCGGGCCGAGGCCGCTGGATTCGCCGTGCTCGTCGGGCAGTGCGCCGAACTCGGCGACGCCCTTCCGTACCTCCCGCTCGCCGACGCCCTGCGCTCCGTGCGCGGGGAACTGCGCGCGGAGCTCAACGCGCGACCGGTCCTCGGCAGGCTGCTGCCCGGCGGCACCGACCCGGGCAGGGAGAGCACGTCGGGCCTGACACAGCAGCAGCTCTTCGGCTCGATGCTCGGCTTCCTGTCCGCACGGCCCGTGCTGCTGGTCCTCGAAGACCTGCACTGGGCCGACCAGTCCACCCGCGATCTGCTGGTCTTCCTCAGCCGGATGCTGCAGACCGAGCCGGTCTGCCTCGTCGGCACCTACCGCACCGACGACCTCCACCGCCGCCACCCGCTGCGCCGGGTCCTCGCCGAGCTCAAGCGGCTCCCCTCGGTGACGTCCGTGGAGCTGGATCCCCTCGACCGTCACGAGATGACCGACTATCTGGCCACGCTCGGCGGCACCGACGCCCGCGTGATGCGGGAGGTGGTCGACAGGGCCGAGGGCAACCCCTTCTACGCCCAGGAGCTGCTGGAGGCGGTCTCCGCCGGCTGCTCGATGCCCGACGGTCTGGCCGGCCTGCTGCTCTCCCGGGTGGAGCTGCTCTCCGACCCCGCGCAGGGGGTGCTCCGCGGCGCGGCCGTCGCGGGTCGCCGGGCCGACCACGATCTGCTCCAGCAGGCATCGGGCCTCGACGACCTGGCCTTCGATGGGGCCATGCGAGAGATCGTCTCGCGTGGCCTGCTCCGCCCCGACGGGGAGTACGGCTACGCCTTCCGGCACGCGCTCCTGCAGGAGGTCGTCTACAACGACCTGCTGCCCGGCGAGCGGACCAGGACGCACGCCGAGTTCGCCCGCCTGCTGACCGCCCGAGGCGGTTCCGCGGCCGAGCTCGCCCACCACTACCTGGCGGGACACGATCTGCCCGGAGCGCTGGTGGCGTCGGTGGAGGCCGGGCGGAGGGCCGAGCGGCTGGGCGCCCCGGCCGAGGCGCACCGCCACTTCGACCGGGCGCTCGGGCTCTGGGACCGGGTCCCCGACGCCGAGCGACTGGCCGGGATCGACCACGTCGGCCTCGCCAGGCGCAGTGCCGACGCGGCGGCCGACAGCGGCGACAACCACCGGGCTGTCTCCCAGTTCCGGCGCCTGCCGCCCTCCGCCGAGGTCAACGAGCGTCTGGCGTACGTCCTCATCGACACGGACGACCTGGAGGGCGCGATCGTCGCCGCGCACGCGGCGGTCGAGGCGGCACCAGAGGGGCCGGTGCTCGCCCGCGCGCTCGCGACCTACGCACGCTCGCTCTACTGGAGCGAGCGGCACGACGAGGTCGAGGCGCTGGCGGGCCGAGCCCTGGAGGCGGCCCGCGCGAGCGGCGCCGCCGACGCGGAGACCAGCGCGCTGATCACCCTCGCGGCTCTCGCGGCCCTCGCCGGCGACATCCCCCGAGCCAAGGAACTGCTCGCCTGCGCCACCGCGGAGAGTTCGGGCAACCTCGCCATCGACCTGCGGGCCATCTTCAACCATGCCCGGGTCCAGTACGAGAACGGAGACCTGGCCGAGGCCGCGGTCACCACCGACCGGGGGCTGCGGGTGGCGGGGGAGACCGGGCTCAACTGGAGCACCTTCGGCACCGACCTGCGCTTTCTGCGGCTCCTGGTTCACTACGTCGCGGGGGAGTGGGACCAGGCGGAGAAGGTCGCCGCCGGGTTCGGCGTCCGCGTCGGCACCCCGGCCGAGGCGCTCCTGTCGTCCTTCGCGCTCTTCGTCGAGGTGGCCAGGGGCCTGCCGGCCGTCGAGGAACGCCTGTCCTGGCTGGAGCCCTTCTGGCCCGACGAGGTCACGGTCACCTCCATGGGCCGCGGCCTGGCCGCCGAGCACGCACTGTGGCGCGGAGACCCCGAGAGCGCGCTCGAACACGCCCTCGCGGGACTCGACGCCCTTGTTCCCAACGATCCGGCCGTGATCCGGCTCAGCAGCACCGCCCTGTGGGCGCTGACCGACCTGGGACGCGCGGCCGAGGCCGACGCCTTCCTGGAACGGGCCAGGGTGCCCGCCGCCGTAGGCCCCGGTTCCGTCCGCCGGGGCCCGCTGGGGTCCGAGGGGCTGGCCTGGCTGGCCAGGGCCGAGGCCGAGTGGCACCGCGCGCACGGCCGGTTCGACGTCGCGGCGTGGCGCGCGGTGGTCGAGGCGTTTGATTTTGGATTCGTCTACGAGGTCGCGCGCTCGCGGTGGCGGCTGGCCGAGGCGCTGCTCGTCGCGGGCGAGCGCGCCGAGGCCCTGAAGGAATGGGAACTGGCCGTCGAGGCCGCCGAGTCACTGCGCGCCAG